The Phaeobacter sp. A36a-5a genomic interval GTACGGATATACTGTGCGGTCATCACCTCGGTCATGGAGGCGCGGGTCATCCGGGCGATGTAGCCGATGCCATAAAGGGCGATGGTCAGTACCGGCAGGAAGAAGTTTTCGAAATTGGCGTCGACCATCGCCGAATTTGCGGTGCCCTTGAACCATTTCAAGCCAACGGCAGAGGAGGTGAAGACCGCCATGAAGATCACACCGGAGACATATTCCGGGGTTGCCGTGGTCAGGATCGAGGCGGTTGACAGTGTGCGGTCCGTGACGGAGCCTTCGCGCATCCCGGCCAGGATCCCGATCAAGAGCGCCGAGGGCACCATCAGGATCAGCACCCACATCATCAGAAAACCGGTATTGCCAAGGCGCGTTGCAATGATGGAACTGACATCATCCTTGAAAACGCTCGAATGGCCCCAGTCGCCCTGAAGAATGCCGCAGAAACGTGGGGCAGCTGCGGCCTCTTCGGCGGGTTGAACCCCGGTGATGCAGCGCCCTGTGGTCCCCTCATCTGTCACCGTGGTCCAGCCCGGCAGCACTCCCAGCCATTGGCCGTATTTCACCGGCATCGGTTGCAGATACCCTCCCTTTTCCAGCCAGCTGGCGACCGCCTCGTCCGACATGCGGAAGTTGCCTTGGGTCTTGGCGAGTTTTTCAAGGTTCGGGTAGAGATTGGTCAGCGTGAAGACGATGAAGGTCAGGCAGAGCGCGGTCAGGATCATGATCCCGACGCGCCTGAGGATGAACAGTCCCATGGAATGCTCCCGTTGGTGGCTGTACGCCTTGAGTTAGGCCAATGGTCAGGCCGCAGTCGGCGGCCTGCCAGGCTTTTGAGCGTTTTCTTGCGGCCAGAAGCTTTGGGCCGCGCCGTGCGGCGCGGCCCGCTGTGTCAGATCAGGCCTTGAAAGCCCATTTGTAGATCTGGGGCAGATCGGCGATGTGCTTGTCGACGCCGACCACATTGTCGGTGTGGTGGCGGATGGCGGTCCGCCAGAAGGGCTGGATGGTAACGCCTTCGTCAATCATGATGGCCTGTAGCTTGGCCATGACTTCGCGCCGTTTATCGACATCTGCAAGTGCGTTGGCTTCGGCCAGCAGGCTGTCGAACTCTTCATTCGCAAAACCGGCTTCGTTCCAGGCTTCGCCGGAGCGGTAAGCCAGTCCCAGAACCTGGGTGCCGAGCGGGCGGTGGTTCCAGTTGGTGGAGCTGAACGGGTATTTCGCCCAGTCGTTCCAGAAGGTCGAGCCGGGCAGAATGGTCCGTTTGACCTTGAAGCCCGCGTCACGCAGCTGGGCTGCGACCGCGTCGGTCGTGTTGCGGCGCCAGTCGTCGTCGATGGAGTGCAGCTCGTGCTCATAATCGAGCATGCCTGCCTCTTCCATCAGCGCCTTGGCCTTGGCCGGGTCAAACGGCAGCCGCGTCACAGTCGGGTCATGTTCGGGGTGCATCGGGCCGACATGGCAGTTGTCTGCCGGAATGCCATAGCCGGACATGCCCAGTTCAAGGCAGACGGTGTTGTCCACCGCCATGGCAATCGCCTGGCGCACGCGCTTG includes:
- a CDS encoding ABC transporter permease, yielding MGLFILRRVGIMILTALCLTFIVFTLTNLYPNLEKLAKTQGNFRMSDEAVASWLEKGGYLQPMPVKYGQWLGVLPGWTTVTDEGTTGRCITGVQPAEEAAAAPRFCGILQGDWGHSSVFKDDVSSIIATRLGNTGFLMMWVLILMVPSALLIGILAGMREGSVTDRTLSTASILTTATPEYVSGVIFMAVFTSSAVGLKWFKGTANSAMVDANFENFFLPVLTIALYGIGYIARMTRASMTEVMTAQYIRTARLKGVSFPKIVMRHALRNALIAPFTVIMLQFPWLLNGVVIVETLFNYKGFGWALVEAAGNNDIELLLGISVVSVVVVLLTQLISDIGYVYLNPRIRIS